In the genome of Cervus elaphus chromosome 5, mCerEla1.1, whole genome shotgun sequence, the window TCCATCACGGCCTCCCTGCGCTTCGACGGCGCCCTCAACGTGGACCTGACCGAGTTCCAGACCAACCTGGTGCCCTACCCCCGCATCCACTTCCCCCTGGCCACGTACGCCCCGGTCATCTCGGCCGAGAAGGCCTACCACGAGCAGCTGTCTGTGGCCGAGATCACCAACGCCTGCTTCGAGCCGGCCAACCAGATGGTCAAGTGTGACCCTCGCCACGGCAAGTACATGGCCTGCTGCATGCTGTACCGGGGGGACGTGGTCCCCAAAGACGTCAACGCGGCCATCGCCACCATCAAGACCAAGCGCACCATCCAGTTTGTGGACTGGTGCCCGACTGGCTTCAAGGTAGGCTGGGCGGCAGCACGTGTGCAGCTTTCTGCCCGTGGCCGGCCCCGGGGCGGGGTGCTGACCCGCCGCGGAGGGTCCCCTGTTGCCGGGCGGCTGGGCTGCTGGGACAGCAAGGTCGGTAATCAGGGTGCTGGATGCCTGGATCGTGATCAGTACTTCATGGACCTTTACTTCTTACAACCAGCCCATAGCGCCATGGGCCGATATTACCAACACCTTACACTTCAGAGACAGACGCTGAGACAGCTTTTAGAACCTCGTAGGCTCAGGGTCAGCGATGGAGGAGGGAGCTTTCAGAGACTTCTGACTGCAGGCCTGTACTCAGGTTTCCCCACTGCGCACCCAAGAACCTTGTCAGAGTCTGGTATCATTCTGTGACTGGGCTTAGATTTCACATTACTTCAGTCACCAGTTGTCACTGAATCTTAGGCAACAGTTATGCTTTTGTAAAGAGGCTCTTGTATTCATTATGTAATATTTTCTGTGGGACCAAGAGTGGTTCACTGCTgtttctccaagccagacttggAATGCCGCCTCCCACACAAAACCACACTCAGAAGTGGCTCCTCCAACTGTGTTTAGTGTCACAGTAAAACGTCTGCCCAGAGAAGAGCATCCTGAATTTGGAGCCAAGTCCCAGAAGGTCCCACTTTAGACCCGTGACCAGCAGGCTAAGTGCCTGGCCACGCCTGGGCTTGTTAACCCTGCGCCCTCTTCCTCGTTGAGTCCTTTTTCACAAGTGATCTTCGTTAGATAAAGTGCTGGATCCTGCATCTGAGCCCTGATGCATCCCTTCGGTGTGCTGGGAGTTGCCATCCCCAGGGTCTttgcagactgaaagtgaggacaAGTAGCAGCGATGTGTGGGTCATCGTTTTCCTATTTAAATACCGAGCTTGCCTCTGACCAGCCCACGCTGTTGCACCCACCTGGCCTCTGTCAGCCTCACTGCCAGACCCCTTGACACGGACCACCTGAGGGTGTTCGTCTCACACGTGTAAATGACTCACAGGGGTAAAGTGTATATGTAACAGGTTTCACCAATTAGAAATATCCACGAAATTAAACCTTCCGTAGATGTTTGCAGGCCTATGAGGTTAGGTCACAGGTCGGGGTTGGAAgcttttttttgccatgccacacggcatgggggatcttagtccCTGGGCCAGACGTCAGCCCTTGGCCCCTGCAGGAAACCGCAGcgtctggaccaccagggaagtctttttcttcttccactgTTCTTGGTTTCAGGACGTTTCTTTTCAGCCCTTGCTTTTGACCTTTGGAAGGCAATGCTGCCATCCACGGCCGCCTCAGCTGGGCAGCGCTGTGtggggtgccaggcactgtgcccagGCTTCCCATCCTGGCCGAGTCTGGAGGGAGGTTAGGAGGTCACACTGCTGTCCCCACGCAAGACAGTTCACCCCCGATGGACGGTGTTGAATCCTCACTTGCCTGAGTGACTTCACGTGTTGACAGGTGTTTGCTCAGGGGTGCACTATTTTCGTGGAACCTTTTTCCATGTTTGTATCAGGTTTTCTCATTATGAAAGTGTGTATGTGGCAAGATTATTTTAGTCATGCAGAAGGCTGAAAAGCTTAAGTCCTCTTCTAAAAGTGAAAATGTAGGATATTAAACACTGGCAAATACTGCCAAAAAATACAGCACCCGTTCCTACATGGCATCATCTAAAGTGGGTCCACggcccacattttaaaaaacaagctccaaaaaataaaaaaattaaaaaagtaaataaaaaacaagcTCCCATTTCTGAGGCCACACTCCTTGTTCACTATGTTCTTCTTGTCCGGCAGGTGGGCATCAACTACCAGCCCCCCACGGTGGTCCCAGGGGGGGACCTGGCCAAGGTGCAGCGGGCCGTGTGCATGCTGAGCAACACCACGGCCATCGCCGAGGCCTGGGCCCGCCTGGACCACAAGTTCGACCTCATGTACGCCAAGCGCGCCTTCGTGCACTGGTACGTGGGGGAGGGCATGGAGGAGGGGGAGTTCTCGGAGGCCCGGGAGGACCTGGCGGCGCTGGAGAAGGATTACGAGGAGGTGGGCGTGGACTCGGTGGAGGCGGAGGCCGAGGAAGGGGAGGAGTACTGAAGGCGGCGCGGCCGCAGCCCCGCACCCGTTTCCCCGACGGTCCCGTCACAGATGTGTTTCCCTATTAAAGTTTTCGTGTTGAGCATCATCTGCGTGTGTTGCTTTCGGCCCAATCCCCCGCCAGATACCCGCCTTTCCAAGTGAGCCTCGGGAAGAACCGTGTTCCTCCCCGACGGCAGTGTTGCGGCAGGGCCGCACGTCTGACTGGCCATGCAGAGCACCACCTGCTGCGTTAACCCGGAAAGGGGCGGAGGGCGGATGGTGGATGCACGCTCCACCTACAGACGTCGGGTCAGCGCGCTCCTAGGGGGCAGGAAGCGCACCCGAGCGGGTCTAGGAATCGGAACCCGCGCTCCCCGGAGGAGTGGCGCTAGAGCCTCCCGCCCGGCCCAGGGAAAACCCCTTTCCCGGAGGAAGCGTGCATGCCGGCTCTGACGGCACCACCGGGATCTCGGCGGCCTGATCAAGCCCCGCGGCCCCTTTTCGCCGCTTCCGGGACCCGCTCCTCAGCGAGCGCCGAGCGCTTCCGCATCTCTGTGGTACCGACTTCCGCGGAGAGCCAAACCTCGCGAGACCTCGGCGGCGCCGCAATGGCGAGACCGTGAGTGCCGCAGACGAGTCGGAATAGCGGGCTGGGGCGGAACTCGGCGAGGTCGGGCGGGGGAGACTCGCCAGGCCCGGGCCGCCGGAGTAGGGTGACGGCCTGGGCCCCGGCCGTCGCCGAGACCGAGCTCCCGCCTCTGCCCCAGATGCCGCGTCACTGCTCCGCCGCCGGCTGCTGCACACGGGACACGCGCGAGACGCGCAATCGCGGCATCTCTTTCCACAGGTCAGCGCGCGTGCGCGCCGGCGCGCGGAGGGCCCCTTGCGCATGCGCCCGTCCCGCCGCCGCGCACGCGCTTTCGCGCTGGGGGCGGGGCTCGGGTGTGGCCCGGGGAGGGCGGGGGACGGCCCCCGACTTCGGGTTTCGGCGGCGTCTGCGCTGCGCGATGATGCCGAGTGGACCTGTATCTCTCTGGGGGCCTCAGCTTCCTGGTCTGCGCGCGGGCAGGGTTCGCTCGAGGTCCGCGGGCGGTATGAGCCAGGCCGCACCTTCCCATCGCGCTCACGGGCTCGTGGCCCCGCAGGCTTCCCAAGAAAGACAACCCAAGGCGAGGTTTGTGGCTGGCCAACTGCCAGCGACTGGACCCCAGCGGGCAGGGCCTGTGGGACCCAGCGTCCgagtacatctacttctgctccaaGCACTTTGAGGAGAACTGCTTTGAATTGGTGGGAATAAGGTGAGCCTCCTGGCAGCCGGCGGTCGGGACGGCCTGGACACCGACCGGGTGGGTGGGGAGGCCCCCGGAGTAGCAGCCCTGGTGCTTCCCACGTCGGAACCTCACCTTCCGCTCCAGACGGACCTGGGCAGTGAGACCGTAGCCCCACTGCTTCCGCACTGGTTACGGCCGGAGCCTGCTCCCTGAAACCCCAGCCCTCCCAGCAAGGGCACGGAAGAGATCCGTCTTTCTGCCTGGTTCTCCCGCGCTGGTGGGGCCCTTAACTTGGGAAATTCCCTGAATTAATTGTTGGCACGATGCCTTCCACTTCTCGCGGAGCCAGGGTGGCAGCCTGCTCTGCGACCTGCAGGTCACCTGGGGTGGCAGCGCTGTGTTCTGTCTCATCCAGACCACTTTCTCCTCAGTGGGTATCACAGGCTGAAGGAAGGAGCGGTTCCCACCATATTTGAGTCTTTCTCAAAGTTGCGCCGGACCAAGACCAAGGGGCACGGTTACCCGCCCGGCCCCCCAGACGTCAGCCGGCTCCGGCGATGCAGGAAGCGGTATGTGCCATCCCACTGTGTGCAGCCCCTGAGGGACCAGGCTTCAGGGTGCTGGCCAGCAGCCTTACTGGGCGGGGCTGGGAGCCTGTGGAGTGGGTTCAGGGATGGGGGTTAGGCGAGCTGTGAAGTGGGGTCAGGGGGCCCTGCACCTGGCCTGGCGTGTCAGCCTGTGTGTCTTTTCCCAGCTGCCCTGAGGGCCGCGGGCCCACCACTCCCTTTTCCCCGCCTCCACCTGCCAACGCTGTCTGCTTTCCCGTGGAAGAGGCCTCGGCACCTGCTGCTTTGCCTGCCTCCCCAGCCGGGAGGCTGGAGCCTGGCCTCAGCAGCCCCTTCTCCGACCTTCTGGGGCCCCTGGGCGCCCAGGCAGATGAAGCGGGCTGCAGCGCCCAGCCCTCCCCGGAGCACCAGCCGTCCCCCCTGGGGCCGCGGCCCGTCTCGCCCTCTGCCTACATGCTGCGCCTCCCGCCACCTGCCGGCGCCTACATCCAGAGCGAGCATAGCTACCAGGTGGGCAGCGCCCTGCTCTGGAAGCGGCGGGCCGAGGCCGCGCTCGACGCCCTGGACAAGGCCCAGCGCCAGCTGCAGGCGTGCAAGCGGCGGGAGCAGAGGCTGCGGCTGCGGCTGACCAAGCTGCAGCAGGAGCGGGCGCGGGAGAAGCGGGCCCAGGCCGACGCCCGGCAGACCCTGAAGGAGCACGTGCAGGACTTCGCCATGCAGCTGAGCAGCAGCATGGCCTGAGGGGGCCATCCGGCAGCGCTTGGCCTGAGGATGCACCTGGAGAGGGAGCTGCCCTGAGCTGTGTCCACAAGAATAAAGGGGATCCCAGAAAGAAGCCCTGCTCTCTGGCTCAGCTGAGGGCTGGGGCCCGGCCCCCTGGGTACCACATCCATCTCCCCCACCGACTGGTTATAGCCCCCAGAGGGCTCGGCCCTGCAGTCACGGTGATTCCCAAGGCCCGAGGCCGGCCGAGGGCCACCTCACTTGGGCCATTGCCGAACTTGCTGTGCCTCCAGGTGAGCACCCCTCGCCTAAGGCCATCCACCCGCGAACGACAGGTGGGGCTCATCAGTCAGGCCGGAAGAGAGGCAGGCCCTGTGTTTACCCCGGGGGCACAACCCAAGGCAGGAGAAACGTGCTTTAAGGCTCAGAAGAGAGAGACTGTTTCTCCCCCCATGTGGCTTCCCGGCAGCCTGGGCACAGGAGCTGTTCCCAGAAGGGAGGCAGAATGGTGCCTTACCCACTGTGATGGACGCAGGACAGAAAACGGCGCGGCCTGGCCCCACCCAGGCATGAGCCTCCAGGCAGCCTAGGAGTAAGGCAGCCAGCAAGGGGCTAGAAGGGGGAGGCCAGAGGCCAGCCTTCATTCCTCCCTGCAGGGTGGGGAGCGGCTGGAGTGAACAGAGAGCCACAGGAGGCTGGCGTATTCTGAGCCCTCAGGCCGCCTGGCCTGGCCTCGCCTCAGGAGGACTAGGGCTGGAGCCGCAGCGGGGACTGCGCGGCGAGCTGTGGGTGCAGGTAGCACTGCTGTTGCTTTAATGGAGGCAAGCCTATTGACAATAAATAGTTGGTGGTAACAGGCGGGGACCTGGGACATCTCTGACTTCATTCTGGGACACCCAGGGCCCCGATGTGGGTGCCCGGCTTAGTCCGGAGGTGCTGATCCCTCTGGCTGGGAGCTGAGCTCAGAGCCCTTCACATCTCACAATTCATCTGGAGTTGGACTCCACCTGCCCAAGCTCTGGGTGGCAGGACAGGACCCTTACTTACACCGACCTTGGCGAGGGTCGGGGATTGCTGTGTGGCCCACATCAAGGCGTCTTGGCAACGTGACCCAGTGGTGGAAGGCACAAGCCATGCTGGGTCTCTGCAGGACGGTGGGGGGCTCAAAGCCAGCtccctgacaggctcctctgcccctctgGGCCATGGCCAGGCCCTTCCTCTTGTGGTGTCCGCACCATTGAGGCCTGGCATCCCACCCTGGGAGAGGTTGCAAGCCAGAGACCTGCTTCACTGCTTCCTGGGGGACGTGTGTCCTCAGCAATGAAAGGGGGGTTTGGGACGCCCCCATGTCCACTCAGCTCCCTTTGGGAGGCTCTAGGCACTGGACCCCTCAGCTGCAGGCCCAAGTGTGACCAGCACAGTCTGCagcaggcagggcagggcagcACCGCTCAGGCCCTCATATGTCAGCCCCCAGCTCTGCACACTGCTTGTCTGAGATGTGGGAGGCCAGTGAGTCGATGATGTCCAGCAGCAGCTGCTGGCTCAGCGAGCGCAGTGTGGGCAGCTTGGAAACCTGCAGGGGCAACCAGAGGCCAGAGGATGGAACCAGGTGAAGACCACAGTCTTCTGGGGGGCGAGGAATGGCCAGCGGGTGGACCTCTCTGGTTATCCCCAGCACCCACTGCTGCAGGGGGCCagtcccccacaccccacccaggTCTGGCTACCAACAAGGGGAGTGCACCCTGCAGCCGGGGCGGGGCCCTGACCTTGGTGAACTGGTGCACGATGATGTGCAGGCAATGCCGCTTCATGTCCAGGGCCTGCGTCTTGTCTGCCGCCTCCAGGATCTGCAACAGCGGGCTCCCTGAGGTGCCGCCCCAGCCTGCCTGACCCACCCCCGCCACCGCTCAGACCCAGGGCCGCCACCTGTAGCACATTCTGCACCGTCACGTTCATCTCCAGGTTCTGCTTGCAGTACGCCTGCAGCCGGTTGTTGTAGAAGCCGTAGTAGTAGGGTGCCGAGAACAAGTAGCTGGGGGCTGGTTAAGGAGCTGCTGGCCAAGCgagcctgcctcccctccccagggaagGCCACCCTGAGCCTGGGCTGCATCCGCCTCAGGACAGGAAGGGCCCGCCCACCACGAGGACGCCAGGCTCCCATCCAGGCAGGGCACACCTGCCCTGCACCTGGGCTCTGAACCACTCAGGGGTCCAGGGCCCATTTCAGGATCCAAAGaacaccccaggctcctctcccaaGGAAAGTCTCCCACGCACCTGCAGAGCCATCCTCGCCCTCCCCTACTCCAACCAGCAGAGGGCAGATGTGGCCGGGAGCCACGGGTCCCCAGAGTCCCCCCTCCCCTCTGAGCTGGACCGACTGCTCAGGAGATGGGGCCACCAGGAATCCTTGGGAAACCGCCCGGCCAGGCAGGGCCAGTGGGGTCCAAAGCTGCCTGGGAATGGCCAGGGGCCCTGAGCCTAGGATGCAGCGAGTCCTCCGGCGGCATGTTGACCTCGCCGTAGTAGATGTAGCGCAGCATGGACTCGAAGGCCTGCCTGCTGGGCACCATCTCCCCGATGGAGATGTTCACCTGGCCGTCCTCAGGCATGAAGGACCGGAACATGGCCTCGAAGTAGCTGCAGACGGCAGGCAGCCTCAGCAAGGCATCCGGCGCCCGACCCCGAGCCCACGTGCCACACCCCACCCACCTGGAGCGGGCGGCCAGGATGGCCTTGTGGGCTGGCCGTGGGTGCCCGTCCAGCAGGAGGGTGATGTCGCAGAACTCCGCGCCCGCGCCCTCCAAGTATGCCTTCATGTCCTGGATCAGAGACGTGCCTGGGGGTGTGGAGGGAGCCTGCTAGAGGGCTGCTCCTGACATAGGGCTTGAGACCCGCCCCCTGCGCATCTGGCACGTTGCCCCCTGAACAAGCCCCTCCCCCGGGTCAGAGGCCCCGACCCCCACCCCGCAGCCCGGCCTCCTCTCCGACTTGGCCCCCGGAGCCCGCCCCGCCCCTATGCCGGAGCCCCCTCGGCTGAGTCACCTGGAGCCGGGGCCAGGGGGTGAAGGAGCCCAAGGTCCCTTCCCAGCTCGGTGGGCACGGGACAGGGAGGCACCGAGCATCTGAGGGCCGCGCCCACCCCTCACCAGGCCCCAGACCTGGGCGCACCTGGAAGAGAAGCTGGCCCACTAAAGACTGACCCTCAGGCCTGGCGCCCCAGTCAAGGCAGCCGCCGCCAGCGAGGGCTCGCGCGCCCCCAGGAGCGCCCCCGGAGGTGCAGCCCCGGGGCCCGGCCCCCTTAGCGGGGCTCCGCCCTGCCCGAGCCTGAGCCGCCTGCGGTTGGACCCTGTGCCAAGGTACCCCCTGCCCTCGAAAGAGGCGGGCTCCCTACCGATGTCCACCGGCTGGTCGGAGGGGGCGCGGGGCGGCGGCTGCTGCTTTCGCCGCACAATCTCCACgatcagaggggaggagaggcgcTCGAATTCCTTCATCATGATCACCTGGTTGAAGTGCGACTCCTTCACCACGAAGTTCAGGCA includes:
- the THAP7 gene encoding THAP domain-containing protein 7 encodes the protein MPRHCSAAGCCTRDTRETRNRGISFHRLPKKDNPRRGLWLANCQRLDPSGQGLWDPASEYIYFCSKHFEENCFELVGISGYHRLKEGAVPTIFESFSKLRRTKTKGHGYPPGPPDVSRLRRCRKRCPEGRGPTTPFSPPPPANAVCFPVEEASAPAALPASPAGRLEPGLSSPFSDLLGPLGAQADEAGCSAQPSPEHQPSPLGPRPVSPSAYMLRLPPPAGAYIQSEHSYQVGSALLWKRRAEAALDALDKAQRQLQACKRREQRLRLRLTKLQQERAREKRAQADARQTLKEHVQDFAMQLSSSMA